DNA sequence from the Deltaproteobacteria bacterium genome:
CTGATGCGCGAGAGGCCGCCCTCGCTCAGCTCGATGCGGATGCTCGTGGCGCCGGCGTCGAGCGCGTTCTCCACCAGCTCTTTGACGACGGAGGCAGGCCGCTCGACCACCTCGCCCGCGGCGATCTGGTTGATGAGGTCGTCCGGGAGCCGCGCGACCTTGCCCATGCGGAGGTTGTACTTGCTGAGGCTCTCCACTTCCACCTTCACGTCGAGGGGTGCGCTTGCAGCAAGCCCGCATCGGCCGAACGAACCACCAGCCACGAGCCACGGCTTTTTGTTTTCGTGCTACACGTTCGCGCGCATGCCTACCGCGGGGAAAGCGACAGGTCGGCGCGGACTGGTGGTGGCGCTCACGGGTGCCGCCGGCAAGCTGGGGAGCGCGCTTCTGGAGCGTCTGCTCCAGAGCCGCGACGTCTCGGCCGTCGTCGTCTTCGACGCCGCGCCGCCGGCCTTGAGCCACGCCAAGCTGCGCTTCCAGCCGCTCGATCTCACCGCCACCTCCGCCGACGCGACCATTCGCGACGCCTTCGCGGCCAACGACGTCGAGGCGCTCGCGCACCTGCCGCTCCTCACCGCGCCGCACGATCCCGCGTACGCGCACGAAGTGGAGGCGATGGGCACGCTGCGCGTCCTGGCCGGGCTGGGCGCGAGCGAGGTGAAGCGGGTGGTGATGGTGTCCACCACGAGCGTGTACGGCGCGTCGGCCTCGAACCCGAACCACCTCGACGAGAGCTGGCCCCTGGTGGCCAAGCCGCGCTCGCGCTACCTGCGCGACAAGGTGGAGATGGAGCGCCAGGTGGGCGCCTTCCGCGCGGCCAATCCGGATCGCTCGATCACCGTGCTGCGCTTTCCGCCCATCGTCGGCGAGGGCGTCTACGACCCCTTCGCGGGCTACCTCGCGCGCCGCTTCGCGCCGGTGGTGCTGGGTTTCGATCCGCTCGTCCAGCTGGTGCACGTGGAGGACGCGCTCGCGGCCGTGCTGCGCGCCCTGCTCTCGCCCGTGCCCGGCGACTTCAACGTGGGCTCGCGCGGCGTGCTGCCGCTCTCGACGGTGCTCGAGAGTGCGGGCGTGCGCCAGGTCCCGCTGCCGTACCTCGGCGCGCCCCACGCGCTGCGGCTCACCAACGCGCTGGGGCTCACCCGCACGCCGCCTGCGCTCCTCGACTTCGTGCGATACCTCTGCGTGGCCGACTTGAGAAAGGCCGAGCGCGCCGGGCTCGGCGGGCAGCACACCATCCACGACGCGCTGCAGGCCCTGGCTCGGCGGCGCGAAGCGGGAAGGAACTAACCGATGGCAGAGCGCTCCAAGCCCAAGGGCAAAGCAGCCGCCCCGCCTGCGCGGAGCGTGCTCGGGAACGATCCCTTCCAGCGCGGCGCCGCGCCCACCGCGCCCACGCCCAACCCCATCGCCCAGCGGCCCGAGCCGGTGCGCGTGCAGCGCTTCGACGGCGACGACGCGCGGCCGGTGACCAAGAGCGAGCGGCCGCCGAAGGCTGCTCGCGCGAAGCCCGCGCCGAAGGCCGAGGCCAAGCCCGAGCCGAAGCAGAAGCCGCAGGCCCGGCCGCCGTCCAAGGCGAGCGAGGCGCGGCCGAAGAGCGCGTCGACGAAGGCGCGGCCCACCACGGCGCCCAGCATGCGCGCGGCGGAGAAGGCGAAGGCCGAGACCACCGCGCGGCCGGCGACGGTGAGCGCGCGCCCGAATGCACGCCCTGCGCGACCGAAGACCGATTCGATGCCAGCGGTCGAGCCGAAGGCCGCGCGCCCGCGCACCGACCCCATGCCGGCCACCGAGCCCAAGCCGGCCCGACCTGCGTCGCGCCCGGTGCCGGTCGTCGAGCCGGAGATCGAGACCGAGAGCGAGAGCGATCGCGACCAGGCGATGGTGCGGCACGTCCACGTGCCCGAGGTCGAGACCGAGCCCGAGCCAGAGAGTGAGCCGCCGCCGCACGACGAGCCGCGTCCGAAGCGCGAGGGCGGGCCCATGGCGGCGCTGGCCGAGCTGGCGATGCGGCAGGCGCAGGGGCTGCTGGGCGCGGTGGCCAGCTCGCCGACCGCGCTGGAGGCCGCGGCCGCGGCCATCTCCGGCACGACCGCGGTCCGCGCGCTGATGGCGCGGCCCGAGGGCCCGAAGACCGTCGACGACTTTGGCGAGGACGGCGCGCTCGTGGCCCGCACCGCGCCCACGCTCGACTTCCTCTATCGCCACTACTTCCGCGTGTCCGTCGAGGGCCAGGAGAACCTGCCGCGCCACGGCCCGCTGATGGCCATCGCGAACCACGCGGGCGCGCTGCCGCTCGACGGCCCCATCGTGCGCTCGGCGCTGGAGCGCTCGCGAGCCGCCACGCGCGCGCGCTGGCTCGTGGAGGACGCGCTCTTCCACGCGCCGTTCCTGGGCACCTGGCTGAACCGGCTCGGCGCGGTGCGGGCCTGCCCGGAGAACGCGCAGCGGCTGCTCGAGGGCGGCGCGGCGCTGGTGGTGTTCCCCGAGGGCGTGACGGGCCTGACCAAGACCTATCGCCGGCGCTACCAGCTCCAGCGCTTTGGACGCGGCGGCTTCGTGAAGCTCGCGCTGCGCACGGGCGCGCCGCTGGTGCCCACGGCCGTGCTCGGCGGCGAGGAGACGGCTCCCGTGCTGGCCACGTTCTCCGCGCCGTCGCTGGGGCTGCCGGTGGTGCCGGTGACGCCGTCGATCGTTCCGCTGCCGGCGAAGTGGACCGTGGTGTTCCTCAAGCCCATCGATCTCTCGAAGTACGGCCCAGCCGACGCGGGGGATCTCGCGCTCGTGCAGCGCGTGACCGAGGAGGTGCGCACCGCCATCGCCACCGAGCTCGAGCGGCTGCGAGGCTCGCGGCAGTCGGTGTTCCGCGGGTGAGCCGGTACGCGCTGCCGCACACCCTGCCCGACTACTTCGTGCACCGGCCGCGGTTGCTCGTGGTGGGACTCAACCCTGCGAGCTACGCAGTGCGCGTGGGCCACTACTACGCGCGGCGGAGCAACCGCTTCTGGCGGCTGCTGGTGGAGAGCGGGCTCGCGCCCGGGCCGCTCGCGCGCGAGGATGATCACCGCTTGCCCAGCCTGGGCATCGCCCTGACGGACCTGTGCAAGCGGCCCACCCCGAACGTGGACGACGTGACCGCCGACGAGTTCCGCGCGGGGCGCGCGCGGCTGGCGCGGATTGCGCGGCGAATCTCGCCGGGCGTGATCGCCTTCAACGGCCTCGCGGGATTTCGAGCGGCGTACGACCCGCGCGCGGTCGCCGGGCTACAGCCGCTGACCATCGCGGGGCGTCCGGTATTCGTGCTGCCGTCGAGCTCGGCGCGCGCCGGCGGGACGCTGAGCTTCGAGGCGCTGCTCTTGTTGTGGAAGGCGTTGCGCGTGCGGGTGGATGCGGAATCGCAAGTTGCCGCGCCGCTGATATCGTCGGCGCATGGACGCGTTTCAACTCGAGCTCAGCGAAGCCCAGAACTCCGTCGGCAACGCACTCATCGAAGCCACGCCTGAGGACTGGCCGGAGGCTCGGGTCGTGGTCGACAACTCCGAGAGCGAGGGTACGTTCGGCTGCGCGATCGGTGGTCCCCCGGACCGCGACGTGGATGTCGAAGTGACGATGACGCTCGGCAAGGCGATCCTCGAGCTGCTCGAGGTCTTCCGCCGGCACGGCAAGTCGCCGTGGAAGCGAATGGTCCTTCAGGTCAACCAGCTCGGCGACGGCTCCTGGCGCTTCCAGGTCGACTACTCCTACGAGTAGTCGTCGCCTACTTCGCGAACAGCGCGCTCGCCTCGACCACTTCCACATCTTCCGGCCGCAGCCCGAGGTCGAGCCCGGCGATGCGCCGATCGGCCTCTTCCGCGCCGCGCGGCGGCACGCCCGCATACCGCGGCGCCGACGGCTCGCCGGAGCGCAGCGTGCGCGCGAGTCCCTCGGCATCCGGACCGACGGCCACGATGCGCAGCTTGCTGGGATCGAGGTGCCGCTTCAGCGCGGCGTTCACCTGGGCCACGGTCACGCTGCCGAGCGCGTCGCGGTAGTGCGCGAGGAACTGCGGATCGCCGTAGAACGCGCCGTCGATGGCCCAGCCCAGCTCGCGCTCGTCGGTCTGCGCCCAGAGCCGCGTGGCGCCCGCGAGGAAGTTGCGCGTCCGCTGGAGCTCGCCCTCGGTGATGCCGCGCTCCACCATCTCGCGCACCACGTGCATCGCAGCGCGGAGCGCGAACACGCGGTTCTCGCGATCCACCGGTCGGACCCAGAGGCTGAAGTACTGCTGCCGCAGCGCCACGTGCGGCGCGGGGAACGTGGACGCGCCGTCCTGCACGAAGCGCTCGACGTACGCGTAGTCGCCGTAGTTCAGCCCGCGCAGATCGCGAAGCTCGCCGAAGAGCCGCCCGCCGAACTGCCGGTGCTCGCCGAGCGCGCTGATGCCCACGGCCAACGGCACGAAGTCGGGATCGCCGCGCTTCACGTCCCAGGGCATGCCCAGGAAGAACGTGGTCGAGCCCGTCCGTCGCGCCACGAGCAGCGCCCGCGGCCCGGGCGCCGCAGGCGGCAGCGCACCCACGGCCACGCCGTGCACGGGCAGCGTGGCGAGCGCGGTGTCGAGCTGCGTGGCGAGCCCCTCCGGATACGCACCCGAGAGCCCGATGGTGAGCCGGTCGCGCGTGAACACCCGCCCGAGCTGCGCGCGCGCCTCGTCGATGGTCGCGGCGGAGAGACCTGCGCTCGTCCCCGACGCGGGGCGCCCGTACGGATGCTGCGGAAAGAGCGCGGGCATGAGCGCTTCCGCGGCGAGCGCCTCGTTGGAGCCCTGCACGAGCTGCTCGAGCCCGTCGAGCGCCTCGGCGCGCGCGGACCCGAAGTCGCCTTCATCGAGCGTCGGCGCGGCCACCTCCTCGGCCATCCAGTGCGACACCTCGACGATGCTCGCGGCCGGTGCGCGCGCCGTGAAGACGACCTGCTCGCGATCGGCCTGGACGTCGATGCTCGCGCCACGCTCGTAGAGCTCCTCCTGCAGCTTCTCCGCGCCGAGCTCACGCGTGCCACCGCGCGCCATCCACTCCGCACAGAGCGCGGTGAGGCCCGCTCGGCCGAGCGGGTCGTCGATGGAGCCCGCGCGAAAGGCGAGCTTCACCGTGGCGGTGGCGCCCTTCGTGGGCGGGAGCGCGATCACCGGCAGCGGCTCCGGCGCAGCGCCGAGCGCGACGAGCAAGAGCGCGCCGATCATGGCCGGGCCTCCGGCGCCTCGAGCCGCGCGGTCGCGCGCCGCTCGGGCACCAGGTACGCGCGCGCGTACGCGGTCACGCCCGCGACATCCACGGTGGCCACATCGGAATAGAGCCACTCCGTCGCGCGTGCGTCTCCGGTCGCTGCAGAGTCGATGGCGATCTCGCGCGCCACCTGCGCGGGCGTCTCCAGCCGCGACACGGCGCCCCAGAGCACCGCCCGCCGCGCGCGCTCGAGCTGCTCGGCGTCGAGCTTGCCCTCGCGCAGCCCTCGAAGCTCCTCGTCGAGCGCCTGCTCCAGCTCGCCGAGCGAGCCCGGCTTCTGTCCCACGAGCGCCACGCAGAAGAGCGCCTCGTCGCGACGCCGGGGCGCCTCGGCGTCCACGCGATCGGCCACGTCGCGCTCGAGCACGAGCTTCTTGTGCAGCGCCGAGAGCGGTCCGCCGAGCAGCTCCGCCAGCAGCAGCGCGGCGGCGGTCCCATGGGCGCGCGCGGGCGGCACGCGGAAGCCCACGCGCTCCACCGGCGGCGCGCCGCGCTCTTCGAGCGCCGTCCGAACCTCTGCGCTCGACGCCGGCTCGGGTGGCACCGGCTCGTCGACCGCCTTGCCCTTCCAGCCTCCCCACGCCTGCTTGATGCGCGCGAGCGCCTCGTCAGGATCGAAGTCGCCGGCGAGCACGAGCAGCGTCGCGTCCGGGCGATAGTGCTTCGCGTAGAAGGCCCGCGCCGCCGACGCCGCCGCGTGCAGGTTGCGAAGATCCTCGCCCGTGCCAATCGGCCGGCGCCCATAGGGATGGTGGGGAAACGCCGCGGCCTCGAGGGCCCAGCCCAGCCGCGCTTCGGGATCCGCCGCGCGCGCCTCGGCCTCGCTGCGCACCGCGCCCGCCTCGCTCGCGACGGAGTCCGAGTTGATCTGCAAGTGCTCGACGCGATCCGCCTCGAGCTCGATCAGCGCGGGCAGCGACGCAGCCGGCGCCACGTCGGAGAAGAGCGTGTAGTCGTGATCGGTCTCGCCGTTCGCGTCGACCGCGAGGGACTGCAGCTTCTGCTTGAGCTGCGCCTCGGGAAGTCTCGCGGTGCCCTTGAAGAGCAGGTGCTCCACCAGGTGCGCCACGCCGGTGACGGCCTGCTCCTCGCGCGCGCCCGCACGCACGCGGACGTCGAACGCCACCACGCCGCCCGCAGGAAACGGCACCATGGCCACGCTCAGCCCGCTGGGGAGCCGCTCCACGCGAATCGGCGCCGGCAGCACGCGCTCCGGGAGCGCAGGGCTTGCAGCGAGGGTGGCCAGCAGGAGCGGCGCGAGCATGCAGGCGCCGAGCATAGCCAATGGAAGCGCATCCGGCCTGCCCCGCTCCTTCGGGGTCGTCCGCGCTCAGACGACCGTGCGCCGGCGGGGCATCGCGTCGGCGAGGCGCCCAAGAGCCAGTGCGGCGAGCATGAGCCCGAAGTCGCGGAGCGCCACGTCGAAGAACCGCCCGAGAAGGAGCAGGTTCACGATGATGGCCAGGAGCCAGAGGGCCACGATCGAGGCGCCAATCCTGGGCCGCACGGCCACGATGAGGCCGACAATGATCTCCACCACGCCCACGATCATCATGAACGTCCGCACCGGGATGGGCAGCAGGTGCGCCACCTGCGGCGAGAGGTAGTTGTCCCAGTTGGTGAGGATGCGCGCGAACTTGTCCAGGCCGGCGATGGTGGGCGCGGCCACGAACGCGAGGCGCAGGAGCTGGTAGGCCTGCACCACGTCGGTGCCACGCGTGGGGACGGTCACGCCCGCGGGGCGCGCGCGGTCTTCGGTCAGCTCGGCCATGGCTCTCTCCGGGATTCTCCCGAGGCCAACCTGGTGGGCGATCGTTGCGAGTGCAACGACCTGCCGCCTGGCGCACGGGCAAGCCGGCGCGCGTTGCCTGCGGGAGGCGTCGCCTCCAACCTTCGTCGAGGAGGTGGGATGATGCCCGAGGCAACCCAGCCGCCGAAGGTCGAGCAGCCGCCCAAGCCGCCGCCGAGCGAGCTCGACGCCGAGCACGACCTGGTCCAGGAGGCGGGCGAGGAGTCGTTCCCTGCGAGCGACCCGCCGGCGTTCACGGGCGCCACCGCGGACCCGAGCCTGCATCCCTGATCTCGACCTCGCGCTCGAAACTTGCGATACCGCCTTCGTGCGCGACCGCGTCTTCGAGCTGCTGCAGCGCCACGGCTGGAACGCAACCTCGTTCCAGGTGCTCGAGCCCGGCTTCTCCTACTTCTTCGACGGCGACGCGTGCGTGGCCTACGTCGAGACGCGCGACGCCTGGGTGGCCGCGGGCGCGCCCATCGCCGCCGAGGGCGACATCGCCCGGGCCACCACCCGCTTCTGCGAGGCCGCGCGCGCCGCAGGAAAGAGCGCCTGCTTCTTCGGCACCGAGTCGCGCTTCGCGTCGACGACCCAGCTGCCGCAGCTCTGCATCGGCGAGCAGCCAGTGTGGAATCCGCAGGGCTGGGATGCGGTGCTCAAGGGCTCGCGCTCGCTCCGGGAGCAGCTCCGGCGCGCGCGGGCAAAGGGCGTCGGCATCCGCGAGGTGAGCGCGGGTGAGCTCGCCGAGGGCACGCCGCTTCGCG
Encoded proteins:
- a CDS encoding NAD-dependent epimerase/dehydratase family protein, encoding MPTAGKATGRRGLVVALTGAAGKLGSALLERLLQSRDVSAVVVFDAAPPALSHAKLRFQPLDLTATSADATIRDAFAANDVEALAHLPLLTAPHDPAYAHEVEAMGTLRVLAGLGASEVKRVVMVSTTSVYGASASNPNHLDESWPLVAKPRSRYLRDKVEMERQVGAFRAANPDRSITVLRFPPIVGEGVYDPFAGYLARRFAPVVLGFDPLVQLVHVEDALAAVLRALLSPVPGDFNVGSRGVLPLSTVLESAGVRQVPLPYLGAPHALRLTNALGLTRTPPALLDFVRYLCVADLRKAERAGLGGQHTIHDALQALARRREAGRN
- a CDS encoding insulinase family protein, whose product is MLAPLLLATLAASPALPERVLPAPIRVERLPSGLSVAMVPFPAGGVVAFDVRVRAGAREEQAVTGVAHLVEHLLFKGTARLPEAQLKQKLQSLAVDANGETDHDYTLFSDVAPAASLPALIELEADRVEHLQINSDSVASEAGAVRSEAEARAADPEARLGWALEAAAFPHHPYGRRPIGTGEDLRNLHAAASAARAFYAKHYRPDATLLVLAGDFDPDEALARIKQAWGGWKGKAVDEPVPPEPASSAEVRTALEERGAPPVERVGFRVPPARAHGTAAALLLAELLGGPLSALHKKLVLERDVADRVDAEAPRRRDEALFCVALVGQKPGSLGELEQALDEELRGLREGKLDAEQLERARRAVLWGAVSRLETPAQVAREIAIDSAATGDARATEWLYSDVATVDVAGVTAYARAYLVPERRATARLEAPEARP
- a CDS encoding mismatch-specific DNA-glycosylase, with product MSRYALPHTLPDYFVHRPRLLVVGLNPASYAVRVGHYYARRSNRFWRLLVESGLAPGPLAREDDHRLPSLGIALTDLCKRPTPNVDDVTADEFRAGRARLARIARRISPGVIAFNGLAGFRAAYDPRAVAGLQPLTIAGRPVFVLPSSSARAGGTLSFEALLLLWKALRVRVDAESQVAAPLISSAHGRVSTRAQRSPELRRQRTHRSHA
- a CDS encoding 1-acyl-sn-glycerol-3-phosphate acyltransferase — translated: MAERSKPKGKAAAPPARSVLGNDPFQRGAAPTAPTPNPIAQRPEPVRVQRFDGDDARPVTKSERPPKAARAKPAPKAEAKPEPKQKPQARPPSKASEARPKSASTKARPTTAPSMRAAEKAKAETTARPATVSARPNARPARPKTDSMPAVEPKAARPRTDPMPATEPKPARPASRPVPVVEPEIETESESDRDQAMVRHVHVPEVETEPEPESEPPPHDEPRPKREGGPMAALAELAMRQAQGLLGAVASSPTALEAAAAAISGTTAVRALMARPEGPKTVDDFGEDGALVARTAPTLDFLYRHYFRVSVEGQENLPRHGPLMAIANHAGALPLDGPIVRSALERSRAATRARWLVEDALFHAPFLGTWLNRLGAVRACPENAQRLLEGGAALVVFPEGVTGLTKTYRRRYQLQRFGRGGFVKLALRTGAPLVPTAVLGGEETAPVLATFSAPSLGLPVVPVTPSIVPLPAKWTVVFLKPIDLSKYGPADAGDLALVQRVTEEVRTAIATELERLRGSRQSVFRG
- a CDS encoding insulinase family protein; its protein translation is MIGALLLVALGAAPEPLPVIALPPTKGATATVKLAFRAGSIDDPLGRAGLTALCAEWMARGGTRELGAEKLQEELYERGASIDVQADREQVVFTARAPAASIVEVSHWMAEEVAAPTLDEGDFGSARAEALDGLEQLVQGSNEALAAEALMPALFPQHPYGRPASGTSAGLSAATIDEARAQLGRVFTRDRLTIGLSGAYPEGLATQLDTALATLPVHGVAVGALPPAAPGPRALLVARRTGSTTFFLGMPWDVKRGDPDFVPLAVGISALGEHRQFGGRLFGELRDLRGLNYGDYAYVERFVQDGASTFPAPHVALRQQYFSLWVRPVDRENRVFALRAAMHVVREMVERGITEGELQRTRNFLAGATRLWAQTDERELGWAIDGAFYGDPQFLAHYRDALGSVTVAQVNAALKRHLDPSKLRIVAVGPDAEGLARTLRSGEPSAPRYAGVPPRGAEEADRRIAGLDLGLRPEDVEVVEASALFAK